Proteins from one candidate division KSB1 bacterium genomic window:
- a CDS encoding sigma-70 family RNA polymerase sigma factor has translation MLQAASRLNKNKNVFHAKKSDESANIDLELVQRCRKGERKAQFELYQLYKDRVFNIAYRMANSHQDAEDITQMAFVRVFKKIDSFRGDSAFSSWVYRLTVNVCINHFRKEKKRKELVVHELSEQATNLKTLKTDEPGSKMKPFLEKAIRALPAGYRMIFVLYDIEGYKHEEIAEIMNISEGTSKSQLHKARRELRQFLEPYLAMYQSLA, from the coding sequence TTGCTGCAAGCGGCAAGTAGACTGAATAAAAACAAAAACGTTTTTCACGCGAAAAAGAGCGACGAATCTGCTAACATCGATTTGGAGTTGGTGCAGCGTTGCCGGAAAGGCGAGCGCAAAGCGCAATTCGAGCTCTACCAACTTTATAAAGATCGGGTTTTCAATATTGCTTATCGAATGGCAAACAGTCATCAAGATGCAGAGGATATCACACAAATGGCTTTTGTGAGGGTTTTTAAAAAAATAGATTCCTTTCGCGGCGACTCGGCTTTTTCTTCGTGGGTTTATCGACTCACGGTTAATGTTTGCATTAACCATTTTCGCAAGGAGAAGAAAAGGAAGGAATTGGTTGTGCATGAATTGTCGGAGCAAGCAACAAATCTCAAGACACTTAAAACCGATGAGCCAGGGTCTAAAATGAAACCGTTTCTTGAAAAGGCGATTCGGGCTTTGCCGGCAGGGTACCGCATGATCTTTGTCCTTTACGATATCGAAGGGTATAAACACGAAGAAATCGCTGAGATAATGAACATTTCTGAAGGGACTTCAAAATCTCAGTTACATAAAGCCAGAAGGGAATTAAGGCAATTTCTCGAGCCGTATTTGGCGATGTATCAATCATTGGCGTAG